Sequence from the Streptomyces sp. NBC_00440 genome:
CGGGCCGGTCTGGAGGCCGGGATGCGCGCGCACGACGGACGGCGAGGTGGTTCGACCGCGCTCCTGGAGCGGCTGGAGGCGGTCTTCGGACCGGCGGCCGGTCTGCCGGGCGTCCTGTACCCGCGTTCGGACCGGCCAGCGGTGCTCGCCTCGTTCGCCCCGGAGGTGGCCTGGTGCGCCGGGAGCGACCCCGTGGCGGCCGCGATTCTGCGGGACGCGGCCCGGCAGATCGCCGAAGCCGCCGCCGCCGTCTGCCCGCCGGAGTCGTCGGGGTCAGGCTCGGGCTGTGAAGTAGCCCTCACGGGTGGTCTGTTCAAGATGGGGGACCCTCTGCTCACTCCTGCCCGCGAGGAGTTCGCCGCCCTGCTGCCCTACGCCAGACCTGTGCCGGCGGCCGGGGATCCGCTGGTGGGAGCGGTACTGATCGCCTCCGCGCTCGCCACGGGGAGTCTCCGGCTGCCACCACATCCACAGCTCTTGCGTGTCGTGGCGGAACAGGATACGCGACAGGGCCGAGACGCAACGGATAAATGAGGACAGACGCCGCGCGAACGCACCCTCCCCGAACAGCCGGGCCTGCAAAGCCAGTAGCATGCGGCGCCATGAGCTCCCCCAATGGGCCCGCATCCGGCCTGCCTGTACGAATGCCGCGACCTCGCCAGACCGGACGGCACCGCCGCCCGGAACCCGCGGTGGCTCCTGAGGGCGCGCCCGCGCTGGTTCTCGCTGTTCCCGGCACACCTTCCGCCGCTGTCCGCAGCCTGGCGGAAGAGGTTATTTCCATCGCCCGCTCCGAGCTGCCCGGCCTGGATGCCCGTATCGGTTACCTGGATGGCACCGACGACGAGTTTCCCGCCCTTGAGGCGGTCCTTTCCCACACCGCGGCCGAGCGGGTGGCGCGCTGTGCGCAGGCGAGGGCCGCCGGACGTGAGGTGGCCGAGCCGACGGGCGCCACCGCAGTCGTGGTGCCCCTGCTCGCGGGCCCCGACGCGGCCACCGAGCGGCGGATACGGCAGGCCGTGATGGACAGCACCACCGCCGCCGAGCTGACCGAGGTGCTGGGACCGCACCCGCTGCTCGCGGAGGGCCTGCATGTGCGTCTCTCCGAGGCCGGTCTCTCCCGCGCCGACCGGGCCAGGCTGTTCACGGTCGCCACCGCCGCCGACGGCATCATCCTGGCGACGGTCGGCGGCGACGAGGCGGTGCAGGCCGCCGGGATCACCGGAATGCTGCTGGCCGCACGACTGGCCGTACCGGTGATGGCCGCCGCACTCGATGTGGACGGTTCGGTCTCCGCGATCGCGGAGCAGCTGCGGGGTTCGGGATCGGCCCAGCTGGCGCTCGCGCCGTACCTGATCGGCCCCGAGGTCAGCGAGGAGCTGCTGGCCGGGGCCGCCAAGGAGGCGGAGTGCGCCGCTGCCGAGCCGCTCGGCGCCTACCCCGCGGTCGGCAAGCTGGTCCTCTCGAAGTACACGACCGCGCTGGGTATCACCCCGCAGCAGCCGTCCCAGGGAGCCCCGGTCGGCTGACCTGCGGAACGAACACGGCCACGTACGGGAAGGGTCCGCACCGGGGCAGCACGGAGTGCCGGTGCGGGCCCTCCGTACGTCCTGCTCCGGTGCCCCCAGCTGTCACCGGGAACCGGAGCAGGGGCAAGGGCAGGGGCACCGGGGCAGGACCGTCGGGGCAGCGCTGCCGGAGCAGTCAGGCGAACACCACGCACGAGGCGGCGGCCACCTGCACGGAGCCGGCGCGGTGCGGAATCCCCGTCCGCGGGTCGATGTCGAACCAGGTCACGTCCCCCGAGTGCTCATTGGCCGCGTACAGCCGCCGCCCCCCGGGGTCCACTACGAGATCGCGCGGCCACCGGCCGCCGCAGTCCACCGTAGTGGTCAGGACGGGCTTCTCCCGGCTCTCGTCGAGGGCGAGGACCGAGATGCTGTCCTGGCCCCGGTTCGCCGCCCAGACGAAGCGTCCGCCGGGTGCGACGGCCACTCCCGAGCCGTAGCTCTCCCCCGTCGCGCCCCCGGGCAGCAGCCGGGTCCGGCCGACCGGCTCCAGCGTGCCCGCCCCGGCGTCCCACCGGCAGACCGTGAGCGTGGGCTCCAGCTCGTTCAGGACGTAGACATGCGCCCCCGCCGGGTGGAACGCCAGGTGGCGGGGCCCGCTGCCGGGCCGCAGCGCGGTCTCCCCGTGCACCGTCAGCGCGCCCGTGGCGCCGTCCAGCGCGCAGACCCGTACGGAGTCGGTCCCGAGGTCGACGCTCAGCACCCAGCGCCCCGAGGGGTCCCGCTTCACCTGATGGGCGTGCGGGCCCTCCTGGCGGGCCGGGTCCGGTCCCCGGCCCTCGTGCCGCAGTACGTGAACGGGCGCGTCCAGCCCGCCGTCCGCGGCACGGACGGGCAGCACACTGACGCTCCCCGAGCTGTAGTTGGCCGTGACGACATGCCCGCCCGTGAGGACGAGGTAGGTCGGGTCGGCGCCGCCCACGGCGACCGGCTCACCGATCAGCCGTGGCCGCGCTCCGGTGATGTCGAAGGCCGCCGCAGCGCCCTCGCCGGTCTCCGAGACGGCGTACAGGACCGAGCCGCCGGGGGCCGGGGCGAGGAACGAGGGGTTCGGCAGCGTGTCCACCGCGCCCAGCAGGGTCAGCGCCCCCGCCCCGTCCACCGTTGCGGCGACGAGCCCCGGTCCCCCCGCCGCGGTGAATGACCCGATGAACGCCCGCCCGGCGTCTGTGGTGACCACCGTGCTCCCCTCTCCGACGGCGCCCGGTCCGTGTGTGGCCGGGCTCCGGCAGACGGTAGCAGGAGCGGTCTGGACCAATTCGGGCGCGCCGCCGCACGGTCAGGACAGCACGCGGCGGCGGAAGTTGCGCAGCCCGAGGGTGAGGAAGAGCGCACAGAATCCGGCGAGCACCGGATAGACGATGTACAGGTGCATGTGGGACACGTCCGTGAAGCCGGCCCGCATCCCCTCGCTCATATAGATCAGCGGGTTGACCAGCACCAGCACCTGGAGCCAGTGGAAGCCTCCCACCTGTACCGGAGCCAGTTTGGTCCACTGGTAGTAGGTACCGCCGAGGAAGACGAGCGGCAGCACGACGAAGCCGAACATCACGCCGATGTTCCTCGGCTCGAACGTGGTGCCCAGGAGCAGTCCGAGTGAGGTCATCGTGAGGCAGGACAGCGGGATCAGGGTGACCACGATCCACCAGTGGATGCTGAGTTGGGGGTGCACGCCCGGTGCGTGCACGACGGCCGCGAT
This genomic interval carries:
- a CDS encoding sirohydrochlorin chelatase, whose translation is MSSPNGPASGLPVRMPRPRQTGRHRRPEPAVAPEGAPALVLAVPGTPSAAVRSLAEEVISIARSELPGLDARIGYLDGTDDEFPALEAVLSHTAAERVARCAQARAAGREVAEPTGATAVVVPLLAGPDAATERRIRQAVMDSTTAAELTEVLGPHPLLAEGLHVRLSEAGLSRADRARLFTVATAADGIILATVGGDEAVQAAGITGMLLAARLAVPVMAAALDVDGSVSAIAEQLRGSGSAQLALAPYLIGPEVSEELLAGAAKEAECAAAEPLGAYPAVGKLVLSKYTTALGITPQQPSQGAPVG
- a CDS encoding lactonase family protein, which codes for MVTTDAGRAFIGSFTAAGGPGLVAATVDGAGALTLLGAVDTLPNPSFLAPAPGGSVLYAVSETGEGAAAAFDITGARPRLIGEPVAVGGADPTYLVLTGGHVVTANYSSGSVSVLPVRAADGGLDAPVHVLRHEGRGPDPARQEGPHAHQVKRDPSGRWVLSVDLGTDSVRVCALDGATGALTVHGETALRPGSGPRHLAFHPAGAHVYVLNELEPTLTVCRWDAGAGTLEPVGRTRLLPGGATGESYGSGVAVAPGGRFVWAANRGQDSISVLALDESREKPVLTTTVDCGGRWPRDLVVDPGGRRLYAANEHSGDVTWFDIDPRTGIPHRAGSVQVAAASCVVFA